The Winogradskyella schleiferi genome has a window encoding:
- the hemL gene encoding glutamate-1-semialdehyde 2,1-aminomutase: protein MLYQRSSALFKEAQKVIPGGVNSPVRAFNAVGGTPIFAKSAKGAYVYDEDGNRFIDYINSWGPMLLGHAFPPVVDAVIEKTKQGTSFGMPTAIETEIAELAVSMVPNIDKIRFVNSGTEACMSAIRLARGFTKKDKIIKFAGCYHGHSDSFLIAAGSGAITFGTPNSPGVTQGTAKDTLLARYNDIDNVKKLVASNKNEIAAIIIEPVAGNMGCIPPVDGFLEGLRTLCDDHNILLIFDEVMTGFRLAKGGVQELKNVDADIVCFGKVVGGGLPVGAFAARNEIMDYLAPIGPVYQAGTLSGNPLAMAAGLAMLKTINSDKGLMNRLEEKTKYLHDGISDALNKNNIAHTINRIGSMISVHFSETAVVDFDSAAKGNNETFKTFFHGMLNEGIYIAPSAFETWFITDALTYEDLNTTISAVETIAKTL, encoded by the coding sequence ATGTTATATCAAAGAAGTAGTGCATTGTTTAAAGAAGCGCAAAAGGTTATTCCTGGAGGCGTAAATTCGCCCGTAAGGGCATTCAATGCCGTTGGAGGCACTCCAATTTTTGCAAAATCAGCCAAAGGTGCATATGTTTATGACGAAGATGGAAATCGTTTTATAGATTATATAAATTCTTGGGGACCAATGTTATTAGGTCATGCATTTCCTCCTGTTGTGGATGCCGTAATTGAAAAAACAAAACAAGGTACCTCGTTTGGAATGCCAACAGCCATTGAAACCGAAATTGCGGAATTGGCCGTTTCCATGGTGCCAAATATTGATAAAATTAGGTTTGTGAATTCTGGGACAGAAGCTTGTATGAGTGCCATTCGATTGGCAAGAGGATTTACAAAAAAAGACAAAATCATTAAATTCGCTGGCTGTTATCATGGTCATAGCGATTCGTTTCTAATCGCTGCAGGAAGTGGTGCCATTACTTTTGGGACACCAAATAGTCCTGGAGTAACCCAAGGAACGGCGAAGGATACCTTATTGGCGAGATATAATGATATCGATAATGTAAAGAAACTCGTTGCATCCAATAAAAACGAAATCGCCGCTATTATTATTGAGCCTGTTGCAGGAAACATGGGATGTATTCCGCCTGTCGATGGTTTTCTTGAAGGGTTGAGAACCTTATGCGATGACCATAATATCTTATTGATATTTGATGAGGTAATGACTGGTTTTAGACTGGCCAAAGGTGGCGTGCAAGAGCTAAAGAATGTCGATGCAGATATTGTTTGTTTTGGTAAGGTCGTTGGTGGAGGCTTGCCAGTAGGCGCCTTTGCTGCTCGAAATGAAATTATGGATTATTTAGCACCAATAGGGCCTGTTTATCAGGCTGGAACATTGAGCGGGAATCCTTTGGCGATGGCAGCAGGTTTGGCCATGCTTAAAACAATTAATTCAGATAAAGGATTGATGAATAGGCTAGAAGAGAAAACGAAATATCTTCACGACGGTATTTCGGATGCGTTGAATAAAAATAATATAGCACATACCATCAACAGAATTGGTTCTATGATATCTGTTCATTTTTCTGAAACAGCAGTAGTAGATTTTGATTCAGCTGCCAAAGGAAATAATGAAACCTTTAAGACATTCTTTCATGGTATGCTGAACGAAGGCATTTATATTGCGCCGAGTGCTTTTGAAACTTGGTTTATAACCGATGCGTTAACTTATGAGGATTTGAATACTACGATTTCGGCAGTAGAAACAATAGCCAAAACATTGTAA
- a CDS encoding glucosaminidase domain-containing protein, with amino-acid sequence MKFRYIIILIVLSALSCGPKKGIVTKKKNESKNKTVVVKEREENTEKPVEKSNDPPSTVDLYIALYADIAKDKMRTHKIPASITLAQGVLESGVGRGRLAVKANNHFGIKCHGWKGAKIYHDDDRSQECFRKYPKAEMSYEDHSEFLTGRSRYASLFQLKPDDYKGWAKGLRAAGYATDRKYPQKLIGLIERYQLYKYDYEVLEGTASKTARKSTTIIEGNRKSVTKKHTVTKGDTLYSLSRLYKTTVDAIKAENNLKSNNLTIGQQLIIPN; translated from the coding sequence ATGAAGTTTAGATATATAATCATATTAATAGTGTTGTCTGCACTTAGTTGTGGTCCCAAAAAGGGTATTGTAACTAAGAAGAAAAACGAAAGTAAAAATAAAACGGTCGTTGTGAAGGAGCGAGAAGAAAACACAGAAAAACCTGTTGAAAAGTCGAACGATCCACCGAGCACTGTAGATCTTTATATTGCGCTTTATGCAGATATAGCAAAAGACAAAATGCGAACGCATAAAATTCCGGCGAGTATTACACTGGCTCAAGGTGTTTTGGAATCTGGTGTTGGTCGAGGACGATTAGCGGTAAAGGCGAATAATCATTTTGGCATTAAATGTCATGGTTGGAAAGGCGCTAAAATTTATCACGATGATGATCGCTCCCAAGAATGTTTCAGAAAATACCCAAAAGCGGAGATGTCTTATGAGGATCATTCAGAATTCTTAACAGGACGTAGTCGTTATGCCAGTTTGTTCCAATTAAAACCAGATGATTATAAAGGCTGGGCCAAAGGCTTGAGGGCTGCAGGTTATGCTACCGATAGAAAATATCCTCAAAAATTGATTGGTTTAATAGAGCGTTATCAACTTTATAAATATGATTATGAGGTTCTTGAAGGAACAGCATCTAAAACCGCAAGAAAATCAACTACAATAATCGAAGGAAATAGAAAATCAGTCACAAAAAAACATACGGTTACAAAAGGTGATACTTTATATTCCCTTTCTAGATTATATAAAACTACCGTTGACGCCATTAAGGCGGAAAACAATTTAAAATCAAATAACCTAACTATAGGTCAACAACTTATTATTCCTAATTAA